The following is a genomic window from Mycobacterium parmense.
GAGCGAGAGCTGTTCTGGCAGCTCGGTGGGTACGACGAAGAATTCGGCATCGCGGCAGACCAGCCCTTCATGCTGCGCGCCGCCGAACTGTCGCCCCCGATCGCATTGGCAGACTTCTTGTGCAACTTCGACGTGACGGGTGCCAGCGCCACTCGGTCACAGTGGGCCAACTACCGCGACGGCAGGCGAATGCTCCGCTACCTCAATGGTCCTGTGACGCGTTCGAGGGCGTTGGACAACGCCCTCGCATTGGGCTTCGCGCTGATGCAAATCTTCGCCCGGTCTTTCCGCGCGATCGCCGTGCACCCGGACAAGGGCGGCGCCCCCCACCCGGCGCCTCTCAACAGCCATTCGTCGATCAGGGAGTGAATCATGGACGTCGGAACGGCGCTGAGCGCCATAAGGCAGCGTTGGGCGGTGATCGCCTTGATCGCTACCACGTCGATCATCTTGTCATCGATCTTCGCTCTGATGAACCCGCCCGAATACAAGGCGACAGCCGAAGGCTGGTTCTCGGTGTCACAGCCCGAGACCCGACCGCCCTACGCGTTGGCCAACGGTTCGCAGTACATCCTGGACAGGATGCCGGGCTATGCGCAGCTCGCCAAGACCACCCCCGTGCTGACGCCCGTTGTCGACACTTTGCACCTGCAGGAGACGCCGCTGACGCTCAGCGGGCGGGTGACGGCGTCGAGCCTGGCGGACAAGACGATCCTGCAAGTCACCGCGGGGTACAGCGATCCCGTAGCCGCGGCCCACATTGCCGAGGCGACGTTATCGTCACTGGGGCAGACGGTTTCACACATCGAAAACGGCAACATCAAGGTGACGCCCGTGGGCCCTGCCACCGTCCTGCCCGAGTCGGCACAAATCAACCTCATCACGTTCGGACTGGTGGGTGCGATAGCCGGCCTGGTTCTGGGGGTGTTCGCCGCCGTCGGCTTGGAGGCCTTTCGCCGGCATCGTGGACGGCAGCCGGCCGAGTCTCGGCGGTAATCCCCAACTTCAAGACGTTCGCCCCGTTCCCGATTGGAGACCCGACTGACGCCGTCACAGGTCGTCCTGCAGCTGTCTTCGCTTGTGCCGCCCGCACGGTACGGCGGTGCCGAACGCGTCGTCGGCTCGTTCGGGCAGCAACTTCAGGACGCGGGTTTCCAGGTCCACAACCGCGGTTTGAGGGCGCGCGGACGACGTTCCGACGACCCTTCGGCGAACGCGATACGAAACGTCTTCTGGCCGTTCGACGGACGCCAGCGCGGTACCGCGCTGCGCGCCCTGTGGCATGCCGTCGACACCTTCACGTTGCCGGCCCGCGGCGTCGTCGACAAGATCGTCGACGGGTTGCGTCCTGACGTCATCATCTGCCACAACCTCCGGGGATGGGGCTACGCGCCGTGGGTGGTCGCCGGTGAACGGGGTATCCCGCTGGTTCAGGTCGTTCACGACTACGGATTGATGTGCAACTCGACGACTCTGTGGAATGGCGGGGTCTGTCATGGTGTGTGCCGACCGTGTAAGCCGCGGTTGGACGCGACCCGGCGTAGGTGGCCGGGTGGCCGAATCGTCGGTGTATCAAGGGCGACCGTGGCCGAGCACTCGGCCCGGGGCTTGACCCAGTTCAACGATGCGGCGATCATCCACCCGACGGCCGCCGCCGCACGCGTTGAAGCCAGTGCGAAGGATCGAAGCGGCGACCCGCCGACCACCCTCGGATATCTGGGCCGATTGACCGACGCCAAGGGCGTGGATGTTCTTCTTGCGGCCATCGAGGGCACCGACAAGCGCCTGATCGTCGCGGGCGAAGGCGAATCCGCTTTCGTCGCCGGCTTGAAAAGTCGCGCACGCGGGCAAGTCGAGTGGCGCGGGCAGACGGAGCTCGCGCCGTTCTTCGGCGAGATCGACGTTCTGGTCGTTCCCTCGGTATGGCTGGAGCCCTTCGGCCTGGTGGTCGTGGAAGCGGCCCGCGCGGGTGTGCCCGTCCTGATCGCGGAGCGCCCCGGTCTGCTCGAAGCCGCACGGGCGTCCGGCGCACGGCACTCCACCTTTGCCGCGAATGACGTTGCAGCGCTGCGGAAAGCGCTTGACCGGCCACTGAGCAGCTACCGGCCCGATACCGCGCCGGTACAATCGGTCGACATTGTCGAAGTGGTTGCTCAGGTGTTGTCTGGGGGGCCGGAAAGTTGACGTTGAACCGCCGCCCGCGACGCACAGGACGAATTCTCATGTGGCTCTCTCTCCCCGTTGCCTTGATAGGCGTCCTCGCGCTGGCACCGGTCGAACCGGTGGGACCGGCTCAACTGGGAATGTGCATCAACATCTCGAACACTGACGCGGCGACGGTGAGCCGCGAATTCGATCTGATCTCGGCAATGAAAGTCACCTGGATCAGAACCGACTTCGACTGGTCGGGGATCGAAACCCAGCCCGGTCAGTTCGACTGGTCTTACCAGGATCGGGTGGTACGCGAGGCGACGGCGCGGCGGCTGAACGTGGTGGCCATCCTGGACTACTCACCGACATGGGCGCGTCCGCGGGGTACCACGAGTCACACTCCGCCGGACCATATTTCCGACTTCGCCAATTTCGCCAACGCCGCGGTCGCCCGTTATGCGCCGCTTGGCGTGCGTACGTGGGAAGTGTGGAACGAGCCCAACTCGAGCGATTTCTGGCAGCCGCTCCCCGACCCGGAGAAGTACGGTGAACTCTTCCGCGCGACTGCGGGGGCAATACGTGCCGTGGATCCGGGCGCCACGGTGCTCACCGGCGGGTTGACCCGGGGAACCGACTCGAACAGCGGCACGAGGATCTCACAGACGACATTTCTCGAGCACTTGTACGCTAACGGGGCCGCTCAGTTGGCCAGCGCAGTTGCGGTGCACCCGTACAGCTTTCCTTGGTTGCCGAGCGAGGATTCGCCCTCCCTGGTTGGCGGCTTCAACGACCTGCCGATGGTGCGTGACCTGATGGTCCGCCACGGGGACGCCGGGAAGAAGGTCTGGATCACCGAATTCGGCGCACCGACCGGGACGGGTCCCGGTTCCATGTCGGCGACTGATCAGGCCAACTCCGTCGTGCAGTCCCGTCGCCAGGTGCGAAATTGGGATTGGGCCGGCCCGCTCATCTACTACGAGCTTCGGGATGCGGGGACCGATCCGAACGACATCGAGCAGAACTTCGGCCTGGTGCGCATGGACATGAGCCTGAAACCGGCGGCCGAGGCGTTGATGCAGTAGCGGGCAGCGGGCGAGGCGCCGGGCCGTGAAGCGCCGGCGCGGCGTCCTCGATGCCGAGCGACACCATCCGGACGTCGCGTCGGAGACTGCATGTCTGGTAAACGGGGTTAAAAACATATCTAGAGTATGTATACTAGGGCTTGCGGTGCCCACCGGTATTCCTTCGGCCTCGCCGGCAGGGTCGCCACCAACATCCGGGTAGACCGGCGGCCCGCTTCGAGACCCGCCTGTTTGTCCTAGGAGTGCCATGGGGATCAAGACAGACCGTCACGCAGTGACGTCGCATCAGGTCCCGGCCGCGAGGAGGGCTACCCCGATGAGTAACGACACGCGCAGCTTCGGCCGGGCGAACGAAGCCGTCACCGGCAATGTCGCCGACGACCAGCGGGACGCGAGCATCGACGTCGCTCGTGGCATCGCCATCATCGCGATCGTCCTCGGCCACGTGCTGCGGGGTCTCGATGCTGCACACTTGATGGACCACGTCGGCTGGGCTCCGGCCGCGGATCGGATCCTCTACCTCTGGCATCTGAGCATTTTCGCCTTCGTCGGCGGCGTCTTCGTGGCCAAGTCGGTAAGCAAGCGCCCCCTGCGGTCCTACGTGGGGGAGCGGACCTTCAAGTTCCTCACTGTCTACCTGCTGTGGACCGTCTTGCAGGGCGCGGTGCTGCTCGGCGCCGCCCGCGTTGTCAACAACCCCCGACCACTCAGCTCCCTGCTGAGGGTGTGGGCGCCGTCCGGCCAACTGTGGTACCTGCCATTTCTCGCGGTCCTCACGCTGCTGGTGGTGCCGCTGAAGCCATGGCGGCGCGAACGCGCGCCATGGTTGCTCGGCCTGGCCGCGGTACTCAGCGTCGCCATGTGGGGATTCGACGGCGGCATCGTGGGCACGCAGG
Proteins encoded in this region:
- a CDS encoding glycosyltransferase is translated as MAEHSARGLTQFNDAAIIHPTAAAARVEASAKDRSGDPPTTLGYLGRLTDAKGVDVLLAAIEGTDKRLIVAGEGESAFVAGLKSRARGQVEWRGQTELAPFFGEIDVLVVPSVWLEPFGLVVVEAARAGVPVLIAERPGLLEAARASGARHSTFAANDVAALRKALDRPLSSYRPDTAPVQSVDIVEVVAQVLSGGPES
- a CDS encoding YveK family protein, which codes for MDVGTALSAIRQRWAVIALIATTSIILSSIFALMNPPEYKATAEGWFSVSQPETRPPYALANGSQYILDRMPGYAQLAKTTPVLTPVVDTLHLQETPLTLSGRVTASSLADKTILQVTAGYSDPVAAAHIAEATLSSLGQTVSHIENGNIKVTPVGPATVLPESAQINLITFGLVGAIAGLVLGVFAAVGLEAFRRHRGRQPAESRR
- a CDS encoding acyltransferase family protein; the encoded protein is MSNDTRSFGRANEAVTGNVADDQRDASIDVARGIAIIAIVLGHVLRGLDAAHLMDHVGWAPAADRILYLWHLSIFAFVGGVFVAKSVSKRPLRSYVGERTFKFLTVYLLWTVLQGAVLLGAARVVNNPRPLSSLLRVWAPSGQLWYLPFLAVLTLLVVPLKPWRRERAPWLLGLAAVLSVAMWGFDGGIVGTQGLGLVVFFVGGAIIGVDRLRPALRSIPTVVAAAGGIGLFALGMVAAICADPTPPTTGWEGRTASSVALGVALSILMSAAVLLVARAARSWNFLAFCGRRSLDIYLAHIILASGSRIVLVKFGVHSLELLIAVGLAAGVLGSLVVATAIRNTGLAWVFDGPAPPAWPSKRGARSRP
- a CDS encoding cellulase family glycosylhydrolase, producing the protein MNRRPRRTGRILMWLSLPVALIGVLALAPVEPVGPAQLGMCINISNTDAATVSREFDLISAMKVTWIRTDFDWSGIETQPGQFDWSYQDRVVREATARRLNVVAILDYSPTWARPRGTTSHTPPDHISDFANFANAAVARYAPLGVRTWEVWNEPNSSDFWQPLPDPEKYGELFRATAGAIRAVDPGATVLTGGLTRGTDSNSGTRISQTTFLEHLYANGAAQLASAVAVHPYSFPWLPSEDSPSLVGGFNDLPMVRDLMVRHGDAGKKVWITEFGAPTGTGPGSMSATDQANSVVQSRRQVRNWDWAGPLIYYELRDAGTDPNDIEQNFGLVRMDMSLKPAAEALMQ